The Winslowiella toletana region TTTCACTGTTTACCCGTTAATTAAAAAATCTTATTCCCGCTGCTCATCCATGATTTGCGCCAACACATTGCGGTAGCCCTGCAACATCGCCTCATCTACTTCACGCTCCAGCCGACCGATGACGCTGGCAATAATCGCCTTACTGGTCGCTGGCTTACCGGCCTGCATCAGCTCGGTCATTATAGCGGCCAGGAGTTCGGCTTCGCGCGGAGCATGCCATGCCGGACTGTTAAAATATTCGGTAATCTCACGGCCTGCGCCGTATGAAACAGCTCGCATGATAAACCTCCGAA contains the following coding sequences:
- a CDS encoding biofilm development regulator YmgB/AriR family protein produces the protein MRAVSYGAGREITEYFNSPAWHAPREAELLAAIMTELMQAGKPATSKAIIASVIGRLEREVDEAMLQGYRNVLAQIMDEQRE